The genomic DNA GAACTCGCGGAAGTGCCGGACCCGGTCGGCGGCGAGCTGGTACTTCTGCTCCTGCCGGTCGAACTCGAGGAAGCCTGTGATCTTGCCCATTGGTCAGCCCCTGGGCCGGCCAGTCTCTGACTGCGCTGCCCGCGTCGTCGTCTCGTGTGGGTGCGTGACCGGGCGGGAGCCCGCCCGGTCTCAGGAAGTCGCCTACTCGGCGGCCACCGGCATCCGCGCCATCTCCATCTCGCGAAGCGCCCGGCGGTACTCCACCGGCATCACCTTCACGAACTTGGTGCGGTAACCGCTCCAGTCGTCGAGGATCGCCTTGGCGCGGGGGCTGCCCGTGTACTTGAGATGGTTGGTGATGAGCTGCGTCAGCCGCTCCTCGTCGTGCCCGGACATGTCGGCCAGGATGTCGACCCGCCCCTTGGTCTCCAGGTCGCCGTCCTGATGGAAGCGACGCATCAGGTCGTCCTCCTCCTCGACCGGCTCCAGGTCGACCATCGACAGGTTGCAGCGCGCCGAGAAGGAGCCGTCCTCATCGAGCACGTAGGCGATGCCGCCCGACATGCCGGCCGCGAAGTTGCGCCCGGTCTCGCCGATCGACACGACCACGCCGCCGGTCATGTACTCGCAGCCATGGTCGCCCATGCCCTCGACCACCGTGATCGCGCCGGAGTTCCTGACCGCGAAGCGCTCGCCCGCGGAGCCGCGGATGTAGCACTCGCCCGCGATCGCCCCGTACAGCACGGTGTTGCCGACCATGATCGTCCGGTCCTGCGGCGACTTCAGCGCGTCGCTCGGCCGGATGATCAGCTTGCCGCCCGACAGGCCCTTGCCGACGTAGTCGTTGCCGTGGCCAGTCAGCTCGACGGTCACGCCGGCCGCCACCCAGGCGCCGAAGCTCTGGCCCGCCGTGCCGGCGAGCTTCACCACGATCGTGTCGTCGGGCAGGCCCTCGTGGCCGTGCGCCTTGGCGACCATGCCGGAGAGCATCGCGCCCGCGGCCCGGTCCGAGTTCCGGATGGTGTCGGTGATGACCACCGGCTCCCCGGTCTCGATCGCGTGCTGCGCCTTCTCGATGAGGCGCCGGTCGAGGACCGTGTCGATCGGGTGGTGCTGCACCTCCACGTGGCGGATCGCCGTGCCCTCGGCCACCTTCGGCCGGTGGAACAGCTTGGTGAAGTCGAGCCCGCGCGCCTTCCAATGGGCGATGGCCTCGACCTTGTCGAGCACGTCGGAGCGGCCGACCGCCTCCTCCAGCTTCGTGAAGCCGAGCGAGGCGAGGATCTCCCGCACCTCCTCGGCCACGAAGAAGAAGTAGTTCACCACGTGCTCGGGCGTGCCCTTGAAGCGCTTGCGCAGCACCGGATCCTGGGTGGCGACCCCCACCGGGCAGGTGTTCAGGTGGCACTTGCGCATCATGATGCAGCCGGCGGCGATCAGCGGGGCCGTCGAGAAGCCCATCTGGTCGGCGCCGAGGAGCGCCGCGATGATCACGTCGCGCCCCGTCCGGATGCCGCCGTCGGCCTGCAGGGCGACGCGCCCGCGCAGGTTGTTGAGCACCAGCGTCTGCTGGGTCTCGGCCAGCCCGGTCTCCCAGGGTCCGCCCGCGTGCTTGAGCGAGGTCAGCGGCGCCGCACCCGTGCCGCCGTCGAAGCCCGAGATCGTGATGTGGTCGGCGCGCGCCTTGGCGACACCGGCCGCGACCGTGCCGACGCCGACCTCGGAGACGAGCTTCACCGACACGTCCGCCGACGGGTTCACGTTCTTCAGGTCGAAGATCAGCTGGGCCAGATCCTCGATCGAGTAGATGTCGTGGTGCGGCGGCGGCGAGATCAGGCCCACGCCCGGGGTGGCGTAGCGGACCTTGGCGATCTTGGCGTCGACCTTGTGGCCGGGCAACTGGCCGCCCTCGCCGGGCTTGGCGCCCTGCGCGACCTTGATCTGCATCATGTCGGAATTGACGAGGTACTCCGTCGTGACGCCGAAGCGCCCGGAGGCGACCTGCTTGATCGCGGACCGGCGCGAGCGCCCGTCCGGCAGCGGCTTGAACCGCTCGACCTCCTCGCCGCCCTCGCCCGAGTTCGAGCGGCCGCCGAACGAGTTCAGCGCGATGGCGAGCGTCTCGTGCGCCTCCTTGGAGATGGAGCCGTACGACATGGCGCCCGTGGCGAAGCGCTTGACGATCTCGGAGGCCGGCTCGACCGAGTCCAGCGGGACCGGCGCGCGACCGAGCTCGGCGGCGGACTTGATGCGGAACAGGCCGCGGAGCGTCTTAAGCTGGTGCTCCTGGCGGTTCACCAGCTCGGCGTATTCGCGGTAGCGCTCCGGCACGTTGAGGCGCACCGCGTGCTGCAGCGTCGCCACCGTGTCGGGCGTCCAGGTGTGGGTCTCGCCGCGCAGGCGGTAGGCGTACTCGCCGCCGACATCCAGGGCGTTCCGGTAGACCGGCGCGTCGCCGAAGGCGTCGCGGTGTCGGCGCGCGGTCTCCTCGGCGATCTCCGCCATGCCGACGCCCTCGATGGTCGTCGCCGTGCCGAAGAAGTCGCGGCCGACGAAGGTCGAGTTCAGGCCGACCGCGTCGAAGATCTGCGCGCCGCAATAGGACTGGTAGGTGGAGATGCCCATCTTGGACATCACCTTCAGCAGGCCCTTATCGATCGCCTTGATGTAGCGGTAGATGATCTCGTCGTCGGTGAGGTCCGGCGGGAACTCGTCCTTCATGTCGAGCAGCGTCTCGAAGGCGAGGTACGGGTTCACCGCTTCGGCGCCGTAGCCGGCGAGACAGGCGAAGTGGTGCACCTCGCGCGGCTCGCCCGACTCGACCACGAGGCCGACCGAGGTCCGGAGCCCCTTGCGGATCAGGTAATTGTGCACGGACGCCGTGGCCAGCAGCGCCGGGATCGGGATCCGATCCGGCCCGACCGCCCGGTCGGTGAGCACGATGATGTTGTAGCCGCCGCGCACCGCCGCCTCGGCGCGGTCGCAGAGGCGGTCGAGCGCCCCGTCCATGGCCGCCGCGCCGGTCTCGGCCGGGTAGGTCATGTCGAGGGTCTTGGTGTCGAACCGATCCTCGAAATGGCCGATCGAGCGGATCTTCTCCAGATCGGCGTTGGTGAGGATCGGCTGGCGGACCTCCAGGCGCTTGCGCCGGGACGCACCCTCCATGTCGAGCAGGTTCGGCCGCGGCCCGATGAACGAGACGAGGCTCATCACGGCCTCCTCGCGGATCGGGTCGATCGGTGGGTTCGTGACCTGCGCGAAGTTCTGCTTGAAGTAGGTGTAGAGGAGCTTCGACTTCTCGGAGAGGGCCGAGAGCGGCGTGTCCGTGCCCATGGAGCCGACCGCCTCCTGGCCGGTGACGGCCATGGGCTGCATCAGCAGCTTGAGATCCTCCTGCGTGTAGCCGAAGGCCTGCTGGCGATCGAGCAGGCTCACGTCGCCGCGGGACTCGCGCGGCTGAACCGGTCGCAGGTCCTCCAGGACGATCTGGGTGTTCTTCACCCACTCGGCGTAGGGATGCGCGGCGGCGAGCTCGCCCTTGATCTCCTCGTCGGAGACGATGCGGCCCTTCTGCAGGTCGATCAGCAGCATGCGGCCCGGCTGCAGGCGCCAGGACTGGACGATCTTCTCGTCCGGGATCGGCAGGGTGCCCATCTCGGAGGCGAGCACCACGAGGCCGTCGTCGGTGACGATGTAGCGCGCCGGGCGCAGGCCGTTGCGGTCGAGGGTGGCGCCGATCTGGCGGCCGTCGGTGAAGGCCACGGCGGCGGGACCGTCCCACGGCTCCATCAGGGCGGCGTGGTACTCGTAGAAGGCGCGCCGCTCCTCGCTCATGAGCGGGTTGCCGGCCCAGGCCTCCGGGATGAGCATCATCATCGCGTGGGCCAGCGGGTAGCCGCCCTGCACGAGGAACTCGAGGGCGTTGTCGAAGCAGGCCGTGTCGGATTGGCCCTCGTAGGAGATCGGCCACAGCTTCGAGATGTCGTTGCCGAACAGGTCGGAATCGACGCTCGCCTGGCGGGCCGCCATCCAGTTGACGTTGCCGCGCAGCGTGTTGATCTCGCCGTTATGCGCGACCATCCGGTAGGGGTGCGAGAGCCGCCAAGTCGGGAAGGTGTTGGTGGCGAAGCGCTGGTGGACGAGGGCGATCGCCGAGACGAAGCGGTCGTCCTTCAGGTCCAGGAAGTAGCCGCCGAGCTGCGTGACCAGCACCATGCCCTTGTAGACGATGGTCCGGGTCGAAACGGAGACCGGGTAGAACTCCTTCACCCGCGGGTCGTCGAGGCCGTAGACCTTGTTGGAGATCACCTTGCGGGCGACGTAGACCCGGCGCTCGAACGCGTCCTGGTCGGTGACCGAGGCGGGCCGGCCGATGAAGACCTGACGGTGGTGCGGCTCGGTCGCCTTCACGGCGTCGCCGAGATCCTCCGGATCCACCGGCACGTCGCGCCAGCCGAGGAGCGGCAGGCCCTCGGCGGCCAGGGACGATTCGACGATCTCCTGGATGATCGCCCGCGGCTCCTCCGCCTTCGGCATGAAGAACTGTCCGATGGCGTACGAGCCCGCCGGCGGCAGCTCGAAGCCGAGGCGCGAGCACTCCTCGGCGAAGAAGCCGTGCGGGATCTGCGTGAGGATGCCGCAGCCGTCGCCCATCTTGGGATCGGCGCCCACCGCGCCGCGATGATCGAGGTTCTCCAGGATCTTCAGACCCTGCTCGACGATCGCGTGGGTCCGGCGGTCGTGCATGTCGGCGATGAAGCCGACGCCGCAGGCGTCGCGCTCGTGGGCCGGATCGTAGGAACCCTGGGCTTTCGGGAGGGCGGGGTCGCGCACGATGAGCGGCATCGCGCCGCCGCGCGGGGCGGCAGCCTGGGCCGTGGACGCAGCAAACTCTTCGGCGGGTCTGCGTTGTGACATGCTTCGTCTCGTCCTTCCCTCGAACCCGTCCGCAGCCAAGAACCCGCGAGCATGTTTCATGCCCGCAAGCCGTCGGCGCCACGCGCCCGGCCTCTTGCCGCAGGCCATCCGGCCGGTCCGGGAGGACACGTCCGTCGGCCTGCGTTCATCGAGGACCCGGACCGCTCGGAGAGCGGTGCGCTGGCGCGCCCGTGTCCGTCTGCCGAAACTTCTCGCCCGCGCGCGAGACGGCGACGGCCGGGATGCACGGCCGATGGGACAGTTGTGCTGTCCTAAGTCGCGAAACTGCCAGATTGAAATGTTTTCAGCAAGAGACTGCAGGCCGCGACGGTGTCGCCGCTCTGGATGATGGGCCGGGATCCGCTCCGCGCCTCCGCAATCTCGCCCGAATCGCGGGATCTACGGGTCGTGCCGAGCACAAGCGGCATGCGGGGCAACGACCTCGCCGGCATGGTCGAGGTCCGGGTCTACCGGCCCGGACCATGCCGGAACCGGACACGAACCGGACACTCTGCCGGGTCTCCAAACCCAGAACGCACAAGAGTGACGATGACGAGCAGAGCCGCTGCGCGCTTCCCACGCCCGATGAGCCGGACGCTTCGCGCCGCGTGCCTGTCGGCGCTCGCTCTCTTGGGCGCATCGGGCGGCGCGCGCGCGCAATTCGCCTTCGAGGAGGAGGTCCTTCCGCCTCGCGTCGTCGCTTGGCGCCTCGCAGATCGCGGGTTCAGCGGCCTGAGCCGCCCGCGCTTCGACGGGCGGGTCTACGTGGTCGACGCCGTCGGTCCCGCCGGCGCGCCCGTCCGGCTGTTCGTCGATCCCATGACGGGCGGGATCGTGGGCCGCCGGCCGATCGGTGCGCCCGAGACCGTCGCTCGGCTGGAGCGACCCGCACCGGGCTTCGGCTGGACCGAGGACGAGGTCGTGCCCCGCCGCGCGATGCGTCCGGTCCCGCCCGAGGACGGTCCGATGGCTCGACCCCAGCGCCGGCCGGGCACCGAGGCCCTGCGGCCCGAGGCCAATCCCGAAGGCGTGAATCCCGACAGCGTCGGCCGGACCGCTCCGCCCAACGCTCCGCCAAAGCGGGTCGCGCGCGGAGCGCTCGCCCGGACGCCGGAGCTGAAGCCGCCGCCCCGCACGTCTCCCGAGGCACCGGCCGCCAAGCTCCCGCCGGCCGATACGGCCAAGGCGGATCCGAACGCCGGTCCCGCGCCCGAGACCAAGGCGGCGGCGATCGAGAAGGCCCCGGCCCCGGTTCCCGCTGCGCGACCCGCCGCGCCGTCGAAGCCGGCCGACGCCGCCGTGGCCGAGACGGCCAAGCCGGCCGCGAAGGATTGGAAGGATCCGCCCACGGACAAGAAGCCGGTTCGGGTGATCGGCGGCGCGACCATCGTCCCCGGCCAGGCCGAGTAAATTCGGCGGACGGAACCGGCGCGTCACGCGCCGTCCGTCAGCCGCTCGGCTCCCGTGAACACCGTCACGGTGTCGGCCCGCGCGATGGCGCAGAGCGTCATGCCGTAGGACCGGGCTCGGTCGAGGGCCAGCGACGTCGGCGCCGAGATGGCGACGATCACGGCCGCGCCGAGCCGCGCGGCCTTCTCGACCATCTCGTACGAGCAGCGGCTGGTGATGACCAGGAAACCCGAGTCCGCGGGCGTCCCGGTCCGCATCAGGGTGCCGATCAGCTTGTCCAGAGCGTTGTGGCGGCCGACATCCTCGCGCACAGCCGCGAGGCCGCCGTCGAGGCGCGCCCAGGCCGCGGCGTGGACCGCGCGCGTCTCCGCGCCGAGGCGCTGGGCGCTGTCGAGATTCGACAGGGCGCGGGCGATGGCGGGCAGCCCGACCCGGACCTCGGAGTCCGCCCGCTTACCGGCCTGCGGCAGTTGCGCCAAGTCCTCGATGCCGCAGACCCCGCAGCCGGTGCGGCCGCTGATGGCGCGCTTGCGCGCCAGATGCTCGCGGAGCCGGCCCGGCGCGAGATCGACGTGAAGGCGCAGGCCGTCCGGCGCCGTCTCGACGCGGGTCGCGCGGATCTCCTCCGCGCTGTCGACGATGCCCTCCGTCAGGCTGAAGCCGTAGGCGAAATCCTCGAGGTCGGCGGGCGTCGCCATCATCACGGCGTGCGGCACGCTGCCGTAGACGAGGTTGACCGGCGCCTCGACGGCCAGCGCCCGCGTGTCCGGCCTCGGCGCCGAGCCCGTATAGGTCATCACCTGCATCGGCGCCGGCACTGCGCAGGGCAGAGGACCGGAGGTGGGGCTGCCGGTTTGGGTGGACATCTCGAACTCCGCAGGCGTGGCACGAACGCGTCGCGACGCTTCATCCCCGGCGCGACGTGACAGGGAACGATTTCGCCGGCCCCTAGTGCGCCGACGCCACGAGGCGCCGTCAACTGGCGGGAAAGCGCGCGATGCGACGCTTGTGCGGTTGCACGTGGCCGGCCCTTGTGGTCTGAAGCGCCGGTCGGATAATGCCGGGTGACACAACCGGTACTCCGTCACGTCGGTACAATCCCGCACGCGTTCAAGACGGGGAGGTCCGGCGGCAGCCAGACAGTTTCAGGGGAGCCACGAGAGGCAGATGCGGACGGTGCGGACGATCAACCGGTCACTCTGGAGCCTCGCCGCTCTCGGCGCCCTGCTCTTCCCGATATCCGGCGCGCAGGCCGCGGGCTTCGGTCAGCCCGTGCCGTGGGAGATGGACCGGCAGATCCCGGTCACCGAGAACGCGCGCGACATCCTGAACTTCGAGATCGGCCTGCACTGGCTGTCCCTCGCCATCTCGGTGTTCGTCCTCGGGCTCATCCTGTGGTGCGTCTACCGCTTCGGCGAGAAGCGGAACCCGACGCCGTCGCGCACCACGCACAACACCGCCATCGAGGTCGCCTGGACGATCGTGCCGGTGCTGATCCTGGTCGCCGTGGCGATCCCGTCCTTCCGCCTGCTGCGCACGCAGCTCTCGGACCCGAAGGCCGACATGATCGTCAAGGTCGTCGGCCACGCCTGGTACTGGTCCTACGAGTACCCGCAGACCGAGGCCGGCGGCGGCTTCACGTTCGATGCCAACATCGACGAGGACAAGCAGCCGCGCCTGCTCCAGACCGACAACGAGATGGTCGTTCCGGTCAACAAGATCGTGAAGATCCAGGTCACCGCCGCCGACGTGCTGCATTCCTGGGCGATGCCGGCCTTCGGCTTCAAGATCGACGCCGTCCCCGGCCGCCTGAACCAGATGTGGTTCAAGGCCGACAAGGAGGGCACCTTCCACGGCCAGTGCTCCGAGCTGTGCGGCCAGCGCCACGCCTACATGCCCATCGTGGTCCGCGTGGTCAGCGAGCAGGCCTACGCCGACTGGCTGAAGGAGGCGAAGACCAAGTACGCCCGCATCGACAACGGCACGAGCTTCGCCGAGGCCCGCTGAGCCCCGGCTGATCGAACAGACCCCATCAGATCCACAAGGCATTCGAATCCATGGCTACAGCCGCAGCCCATGCCGGGGCCCATGAGGTCCACGACCACAAGCCGTCGTTCTTCGCCCGCTGGTTCCTGTCGACGAACCACAAGGACATCGGCACCCTCTACCTGCTGTTCGCCTTCTGCGCCGGAATCATCGGCGCGTTCCTCTCCTTCGGCATCCGGATGGAGATGGAGGCGCCCGGCCTGCAGTATTTCTCGAACCCCGCGACCTACAACGTGTTCGTCACGGGCCACGGGCTCATCATGGTGTTCTTCATGGTGATGCCGGCGCTGATCGGCGGCTTCGGCAACTGGTTCGTGCCCCTCATGATCGGCGCGCCCGACATGGCATTCCCGCGCATGAACAACATCTCGTTCTGGCTGACGGTGGCGGGCTTCTGCTCCCTGCTCTGCTCGCTGTTCGTCGAGGGCGCGCCCGGCGCGTCCGGCGCCGGCACCGGCTGGACCGTCTACCCGCCGCTCTCCACCGCCGGCCATCCCGGCCCGGCCGTCGACTTCGCGATCTTCGCGCTCCACCTGTCGGGCGCGGGCTCCATCCTCGGCGCGATCAACTTCATCACCACGATCCTGAACATGCGCGCCCCGGGCATGACGCTGCACAAGATGCCGCTCTTCGCCTGGGCCGAGCTGGTGACCGCGTTCCTGCTGCTGCTCTCGCTGCCGGTGCTCGCGGGCGCCATCACGATGCTGCTGACCGACCGCAACTTCGGCACGACCTTCTTCGACCCGGCCGGCGGCGGTGACCCGATCCTGTACCAGCACCTGTTCTGGTTCTTCGGTCACCCCGAAGTGTACATCATGATCCTGCCGGCCTTCGGCATCGTGTCGCACATCATCGCCACGTTCTCGCGCAAGCCGGTCTTCGGCTACCTCGCGATGGCCTACGCCATGGTGGCGATCGGCGTCGTCGGCTTCGTCGTGTGGGCGCACCACATGTACACGGTCGGCCTGTCGCTGCAGACGCAGTCCTACTTCGTGTTCGCCACGATGGTGATCGCGGTCCCGACCGGCGTGAAGATCTTCTCGTGGATCGCCACCATGTGGGGCGGCTCCATCCGCTTCACCGCCGCCATGCACTGGGCGGTGGGCTTCATCTTCCTGTTCACGGTCGGCGGCGTCACCGGCGTCGTGCTGGCCAACTCGGCGGTCGATAAGTACCTGCACGACACCTACTACGTGGTCGCGCACTTCCACTACGTGCTGTCCCTCGGGGCCGTGTTCATCATCTTCGCCGGTGTCTACTACTGGTTCCCGAAGATGACCGGTCACATCATCCCCGAGTGGGCCGGCAAGCTGCACTTCTGGCTGGCCTTCATCGGCGCGAACGTCCTGTTCTTCCCGATGCACTTCCTGGGCCTCGCCGGCATGCCGCGCCGCTACGCCGACTACCCGGACGCATTCGCCCAGTGGCACAAGGTGTCGACCTACGGCGGCCACATCTTCGCGCTCGGCATGTTCGTGTTCGTGATCGGCGTGATCCTCGCCTTCCGCTCGAAGGAGCGGGCCGCGGACAACCCGTGGGGCGAAGGCGCCACCACCCTCGAGTGGACGCTCTCCTCCCCGCCCCCGTTCCACCAGTTCGAGACGCTGCCCCGCATCGTCGACGAGTCCGGCGCGCACTGATAGAGATCCCGCGAGGGCCGCGTCCGCGGCCCTCGCCCTTCCCCGGAGGCCGGTCGGCCGACCTCCCGGCAAGGGCGAGCGATGAGGGCGACCCGCACGGGCCGAGGGAGAAGTCCCGGGCCCCGCTCACGCCGATCCTTGGAACACGTCGATTTCGAGACACGACTCGGCCGTGACGCGCGCGGCCGGGCGCCGACACAGCAGCGGCAGACGCGATGACGAGCCTGACGAACACGATCGGACCGGACGTTCCTGCCCCGGCACTCACGACCGCCGGCGGCGACGTTCCGGACTACTTCGCCCTGCTGAAGCCGCGGGTGATGGTCCTCGTGATTTTCACCGCACTGGTCGGAATGGTGGTCTCGCAGGGCCACGTGCAGCCGGCCATCGGCGCGATCTCGCTCCTCGCCATCGCGGTCGGCGCCGGTGCGTCCGGCTGCCTCAACATGTGGTGGGACGCCGACATCGACGCGGTCATGAGTCGGACCGCCACCCGGCCGATCCCGTCGGGCCGGATCACCTCCCAGGAGGCACTGGGCTTCGGACTGTTCCTCTCGGTCGCCTCCGTGGTGGTGCTCGGGCTCGCCGCCAATCTCCTGGCCGCCGCGCTCCTCGCCTTCACCATCGTGTTCTACGCCGTGGTTTACTCGATGTGGCTGAAGCGGGCGACCGCGCAGAACATCGTCATCGGCGGCGCCGCCGGAGCCCTGCCGCCTGTCATCGGGCAGGCGGTGGTGACCGGGTCGGTCGGCGTCGAGTCGCTGATCCTGTTCGCCATCATCTTCATCTGGACCCCGCCGCACTTCTGGGCGCTGGCCCTGATCAAGGCCGACGAGTACGCCCGCGCCGGCATCCCGATGATGCCGAACGTCGCCGGTCCCGCCTCCACCCGCCGCCAGATCGTCTGGTACTCGCTGCTCCTCGCACCCCTCGGCCTCGTGCCGGTGGCCCTGGGCTTCGGCGGCCTCGTGTACGCGGTGGTCGGCCTCGTGGGCGGCCTCGGCATGGTAGCGTTCAGCATCCGCGTGCTGCGGAACCGCGAGGGCGATGCCGAGCGGCGCGCCGCCATGGGCATGTTCGGCTTCTCGATCCTCTACCTGTTCGCGCTGTTCTCGGCGCTCCTGGCCGAGCAGAGCTTCGGCCTGTTCCGCCCGGTCCTGGGTTGAGCGCCATGGCGGATCCCGAGATCCAGTACCGGCCGCTCACGCCCGAGCAGGAGGCGCGCCGCCGCAAGCGCTCGATCGCGATCGCGCTAGCGCTGGGAGCCTGGGTCCTGCTGTTCTTCGTGCTGACGATCGTCAAGCTCGGCCCTCAGATCCTGACCCGGCCGCTCTGAGGCGCTCCCGATGACAGTTCCTCCATCAGGATCGAACCGAGCCGCCACGCGCACCGCCCTCGCCTGCGCGGGTCTCGCCGTGGGCATGATCGGCCTCGCCTTCGCGTCGGTGCCGCTCTACGACGCCTTCTGCAAGGCGACCGGCTACGACGGCACGCCCCGGCAAGGACCGGCCCTCTCGGCCTCCGCGGCGCGGACCGACGACAGCATGGTCGTCCATTTCGACACCAACGTCGCGCCGGGGCTGCCCTGGAAATTCATCCCGGAAGTGAGCAGCGTCGAGGCGAAGCTCGGTGAGACCAAGACGGTCTTCTTCCGCGTGCAGAACACCGGCAGCACGCCCTCGGCGGGTGTGGCGACCTTCAACGTCCAGCCCGGGTTGATGGGTGGTTACTTCGTCAAGATCGCCTGCTTCTGCTTCAATGAGCAGACGCTCCAGCCGGGCGAGACGCTGGACGTGCCGGTGGTGTTCTACGTCGATCCGGCCGTTCGGGACGACTCGAACACCGCGCATCTCTCGGAGATGACGCTGTCCTACACGTACTTCGCCTCCAAGAACGGTCAGCCCGTGAAGGCGGCGGTGGCGAAATCGTCTTCCTCGGGAACGAAGGGCGATTTCTGATCGCGGACCCGTGACAACACGGGGCCGCAGCGACTAAAGCTGCGAGCAAGCTTGGGTGTGGTGCGTGCCGCGCCCGGCCTAGGGCAAGCAACGAACAGCGTTAGGCCGGGAACGGTGCAGGGCGCGAGGGTGAGGAGCGACGGGACGATGGCCGAGGCGCACGCCAAGAATCACGACTACCACATCCTGAATCCGAGCCCGTGGCCGTTGATCGGGGCCTTCTCGGGCTTTCTCATGGCGTTCGGCGCCGTGTTCTGGATGAAGAGCCTCACGATCGGCACCCTGGCTCCTGGTCCCTACATCTTCGGGGCCGGCACGATCGGCGTCCTCTACACCATGTTCTCGTGGTGGAAGGACGTCGCGCACGAGGCCAATTCCGGCGACCATACCCGCGTCGTCCAGCTTCACCACCGCTACGGCATGATGATGTTCATCGCCTCCGAGGTGATGTTCTTCGTCGCGTGGTTCTGGGCCTACTTCGAGGCCGCCCTCTACACCGCCGACCCGATCCAGGTCTCGCGCGTGGAGTTCACCGGCGGTGTCTGGCCGCCGAAGGGCATCGAGGCGTTCGATCCCTGGCACCTGCCGCTCCTGAACACGCTGATCCTGCTGACCTCGGGCACCACCGTCACTTGGGCGCACCACGCGCTGATCGAGGGCGACCGCAAGGGCCTGAAGTACGGCCTGTGGCTGACGATCATCCTCGGCGTTCTGTTCACCGCCTGCCAGGCCTACGAGTACAGCCACGCCGAGTTCGGTTTCTCGGGCAGCATCTACTCGTCGACCTTTTTCATGGCGACGGGCTTCCACGGCGCCCACGTCATCATCGGCACGATCTTCCTGGCGGTGTGCCTGTTCCGCGTCTACGCGGGCCAGTTCACCCCGCGTCAGCACCTCGGCTTCGAGTTCGCCGCTTGGTACTGGCACTTCGTCGATGTCGTGTGGCTGTTCCTGTTCGCCGCCATCTACGTGTGGGGTTCGGGGGTCTTCCACGGCGGCGGCGCTCACTGAGCGGAACCATCCCGTCGCCGCATGGCGGATCTGCGAAGGGCGGCTCAGGCCGCCCTTCTGCGTTTCCGACGCCGCGCGAACCCCGTATCGACGAGAGCGGCCAGCGCGCGGGTCGATGGGGTCCCGCACGGAACAGGTCTGGAGTGTGCCCGTGAACAACCGAACCTACTCGCCGCCTCCGCCGATCCCGACCGGCCTGCGCGGCCGGTGCCCGCGCTGCGGTGAGGGTCACCTGTTCAAAGGGTTCCTGAGCCTGCGCCCCTCCTGCGAGGCGTGCGGGCTCGACTACGCGCATTTCGACTCCGCGGACGGGCCGGCCTTCTTCGTCATGTCGATCGTCGGCCTGATCGTGGTCGGTCTCGCCCTCTGGCTGGAGATCACCTACGAGCCGCCGATCTGGGTCCACGCCCTGGTGGCCTTGACCCTCTCGGTCGGGCTCAGCCTGATCCTGGTGCGGCCCCTCAAGGGCCTGCTGATCGCCCTGCAGTTCAGCAACCGGGCGGAGCAAGGGCGCTTCGAGCCGTGACCGCGAGCGG from Methylobacterium oryzae includes the following:
- the coxB gene encoding cytochrome c oxidase subunit II encodes the protein MRTVRTINRSLWSLAALGALLFPISGAQAAGFGQPVPWEMDRQIPVTENARDILNFEIGLHWLSLAISVFVLGLILWCVYRFGEKRNPTPSRTTHNTAIEVAWTIVPVLILVAVAIPSFRLLRTQLSDPKADMIVKVVGHAWYWSYEYPQTEAGGGFTFDANIDEDKQPRLLQTDNEMVVPVNKIVKIQVTAADVLHSWAMPAFGFKIDAVPGRLNQMWFKADKEGTFHGQCSELCGQRHAYMPIVVRVVSEQAYADWLKEAKTKYARIDNGTSFAEAR
- the gltB gene encoding glutamate synthase large subunit is translated as MSQRRPAEEFAASTAQAAAPRGGAMPLIVRDPALPKAQGSYDPAHERDACGVGFIADMHDRRTHAIVEQGLKILENLDHRGAVGADPKMGDGCGILTQIPHGFFAEECSRLGFELPPAGSYAIGQFFMPKAEEPRAIIQEIVESSLAAEGLPLLGWRDVPVDPEDLGDAVKATEPHHRQVFIGRPASVTDQDAFERRVYVARKVISNKVYGLDDPRVKEFYPVSVSTRTIVYKGMVLVTQLGGYFLDLKDDRFVSAIALVHQRFATNTFPTWRLSHPYRMVAHNGEINTLRGNVNWMAARQASVDSDLFGNDISKLWPISYEGQSDTACFDNALEFLVQGGYPLAHAMMMLIPEAWAGNPLMSEERRAFYEYHAALMEPWDGPAAVAFTDGRQIGATLDRNGLRPARYIVTDDGLVVLASEMGTLPIPDEKIVQSWRLQPGRMLLIDLQKGRIVSDEEIKGELAAAHPYAEWVKNTQIVLEDLRPVQPRESRGDVSLLDRQQAFGYTQEDLKLLMQPMAVTGQEAVGSMGTDTPLSALSEKSKLLYTYFKQNFAQVTNPPIDPIREEAVMSLVSFIGPRPNLLDMEGASRRKRLEVRQPILTNADLEKIRSIGHFEDRFDTKTLDMTYPAETGAAAMDGALDRLCDRAEAAVRGGYNIIVLTDRAVGPDRIPIPALLATASVHNYLIRKGLRTSVGLVVESGEPREVHHFACLAGYGAEAVNPYLAFETLLDMKDEFPPDLTDDEIIYRYIKAIDKGLLKVMSKMGISTYQSYCGAQIFDAVGLNSTFVGRDFFGTATTIEGVGMAEIAEETARRHRDAFGDAPVYRNALDVGGEYAYRLRGETHTWTPDTVATLQHAVRLNVPERYREYAELVNRQEHQLKTLRGLFRIKSAAELGRAPVPLDSVEPASEIVKRFATGAMSYGSISKEAHETLAIALNSFGGRSNSGEGGEEVERFKPLPDGRSRRSAIKQVASGRFGVTTEYLVNSDMMQIKVAQGAKPGEGGQLPGHKVDAKIAKVRYATPGVGLISPPPHHDIYSIEDLAQLIFDLKNVNPSADVSVKLVSEVGVGTVAAGVAKARADHITISGFDGGTGAAPLTSLKHAGGPWETGLAETQQTLVLNNLRGRVALQADGGIRTGRDVIIAALLGADQMGFSTAPLIAAGCIMMRKCHLNTCPVGVATQDPVLRKRFKGTPEHVVNYFFFVAEEVREILASLGFTKLEEAVGRSDVLDKVEAIAHWKARGLDFTKLFHRPKVAEGTAIRHVEVQHHPIDTVLDRRLIEKAQHAIETGEPVVITDTIRNSDRAAGAMLSGMVAKAHGHEGLPDDTIVVKLAGTAGQSFGAWVAAGVTVELTGHGNDYVGKGLSGGKLIIRPSDALKSPQDRTIMVGNTVLYGAIAGECYIRGSAGERFAVRNSGAITVVEGMGDHGCEYMTGGVVVSIGETGRNFAAGMSGGIAYVLDEDGSFSARCNLSMVDLEPVEEEDDLMRRFHQDGDLETKGRVDILADMSGHDEERLTQLITNHLKYTGSPRAKAILDDWSGYRTKFVKVMPVEYRRALREMEMARMPVAAE
- the fdhD gene encoding formate dehydrogenase accessory sulfurtransferase FdhD, which encodes MTYTGSAPRPDTRALAVEAPVNLVYGSVPHAVMMATPADLEDFAYGFSLTEGIVDSAEEIRATRVETAPDGLRLHVDLAPGRLREHLARKRAISGRTGCGVCGIEDLAQLPQAGKRADSEVRVGLPAIARALSNLDSAQRLGAETRAVHAAAWARLDGGLAAVREDVGRHNALDKLIGTLMRTGTPADSGFLVITSRCSYEMVEKAARLGAAVIVAISAPTSLALDRARSYGMTLCAIARADTVTVFTGAERLTDGA